From the genome of Bacilli bacterium PM5-9:
ATACTGATTTAGAATATAGTATTGTAAACAATTTGGAGTATTAAAAAAATGCTCATGATTTTAAAAATCTGAGACATTTTCGAAAGTTATTGACAGGTTTAAGATTTTTATGGTATTTAATATTAAGAGCTATTCTTCAAATTTAAAAGCATCTAGATTTTTTTTAACAAAACTTCTAAATGTTTGTGGCTTCTTTTCCATAATTTCTTCAAACACTGAAGTTACTTTTTTTGCAGTTCCCAAACGTGTCATCATATACAACATTCCCATAACATTAGAATATTCTTTATCAAGGCCACGAATATCAATCCAATACTTTTTAGCAAGTCTTGGCTTAGGATTTGCATATTCAATTTTTCTATTAAGTTCTTCAGAAAGAATTTCTGCAACCAAGTAATAATCAATTGCCTCTGGTCCAGTTATCGAATAACCTTTATTTTGATGTTCTTCAGGATTTGAAAGTACCTTTGCACTAATCTCACCAATATCTTCAGCATCAATAAAACTAGTTAAAGCTTGTTTTACTGGAACAACAATACGATTAAAATGCTTAATTTCAAAGGCATGAATTCCACTAATATTTTGCATGAAAAAACTAGGACGAATATGACAATAAGGTAATCCTGATTTTTCAATATACTTTTCAATCTTATGATGTGGTGGCACAGGATTGTTTTCAACTCCAATTAAAGATAAAAAACTTATAAGTTTCATATTACCTTTTTGTTTTAAAGTATCTATAAAAGGTTGTAAATCCTCTGGTTTACCTAAATGTGGTGGTCGCATAATAAATACTCTATCAACATCATCAAGTGCCAAAGGAAAAGTATTTGAATCAGTAAAATCAAACTTTACTACTTTAGCATTATCACCATATTTTTCTTTTAATGCTTTTTCATCTATATCAGCTACCACTACTTCCTGGTTATTTTGAATTAAATATTTTGCAACATAACCACCAACATTCCCTAATGCACCCGTTACCATTACTTTATTCATTTTCTATTTCCTCCATTAAAATTAAATTTGCTTTTTCAATCATTGAAACTAGTTTTAAATAATCTTCATCGCCCATTTTATTTTGTAATAAAAACATTGTTTTATGATATTCATCATAAGCTTTTTCGACTAATTTTTTACCTTTTCTTGTTGGAATTAATGCCATTTTATGCCTATCATTTTCCATGATTTCTTTATAAATATAATCTTTTTTTTGCAATGAATTAACTATTTTTGCAATCATAGGTTTAGATACATTTAAAAAATTAGCAGCATCAACTGATGAAATTTTTTCCTTATTTGTTACTATTAATATTAAAAGTCCCATTTCACTATTTCTAATAGGTAGTTTCAAATTTGTATCTATCTTATTTTTTAAACGCGTTAATAACGATATTGCCTTTGCACCCCGAATAACTCTTTCCATATAATCACCTCTTACAGTTAACCAAGTTAACTCTATTGTAATCAACCAACTTAATATTGTCAAGAAAAAACAGTCTTTTGACTGACTTAGTTCCTATTAAGTTAAATATTGTTTTGCAATTGATAGTTTGCGACATTTATAGCAAGTCCAATATATATGCAATAACCAACATATAAAAAGAAATGTCCTATTAATATCAAAATTGCTAGTGAACCATAGATAATTGAAGTTGTTGAACCACTAAAAATTATACTTGAAAAAACTAATAACAAAGTTATTGAAAAAGTAGTAAATAAAGCGCCTTTATAAATATCTTTTGTTCTTAAACGAAAATCACTAATAATAAAATAAAGTATATGAATAATTAAATATAGAATTGGTACAATCGCAAATAAAGTTGTTAAATAACTTGATTGTATCCTGAAAATTTTAAATAATGATGGAATAAAACTAACAAAGAACAACATTAAAATAACTATTGATAAAATTATTATTATTACTAAAAATGATAATAGTTTATTTCGAACAATAGAAATTTTTTCAAATCCAAAAAAAGCATTACTTGCATAGATTATTCCTGTAATACCATTACTAGCAATAAATAATGTATATAGTAAAATCGCAATTAAAGCAACTAAACTCATATTTCCAAAATTTCCTTTTATATGTGTAATCAAGTTGGTAATTAAGGATTCAAAAGCATTAATATCAACAACATGTGCTAATGTGTTTATATCAATATTTGTGTACTTGATTGCTATTAAAAGTATTGAAAATAATAAAGGAATAAATGAGATGAACAAATAAAATGCTAAACTTGATGGAATCCATTTATATTCTCCTTGTGTATGTAAAGCAATTGTTTTTAAAACAAGTTTTTTCATACAATCACTCCTATTTCAATAAATATGATGGATGGTTTAATCCAGTTGGTTCATAGTATTCATCTTTGAAATATTTAAAACCTAGTTTTTCTAACATCTTTTTAGACACATTATTTTTAGGGTTATGACCAGCAAATAAATTTTTAGCTTTTAAATTATTAAATGCATAATCAATAACTTTTAACCCTGTCTCACTTGCATAACCGCTATTCCAAAATTGATCAATGATATGAACACCAAACTCATAAATACCATTATCTAAATCGTATGGACGTAGTCCGCAGCAACCAATAAACTCATTTGTTTCTAAAAGAAAAATTGGCCAATATTGAACTTGATATTTCTCTTGATTACTTATTTCTAGTGAAAGTCTTTTATTAACATCTTCTTCACTAAATTTACCATTAGCACTAATATATCTCGTTACATTAGGATTTAACCATAACTTTTTAGCGTTATCAATATCACTATCTAACCAAATTCCAAAGCCAATTCGCTCAGTTTTTAAAAAGTAATTTCTCATTGCACTCACCTCAAGTAAATTATAACATAGATAAGAAAAAAAAGATTGATTTCTCAATCTTTAACAATTCTATAATATTTTATCTAAAAACTCTTGACCTCTTAAAGAGAGAGGATTCTCAAAGAAATCTTTAGGGTTTCTATCCTCAACTATTTCACCTTCATCTAAGAAAATTAATCTTGTCCCTACTTCTTTAGCAAAGTTCATCTCATGAGTTACAATTACTAAAGTCATTTGACCTGCTAAACTTTTCATAACATCTAATACTTCTCTAACCATTTCTGGATCAAGTGCTGATGTTGGTTCATCAAAAAGCATAATTGTTGGGTTCATTGCAAGTGATCTTGCGATTGCAACCCTTTGTTTTTGTCCACCAGATAAACTTGTAGGGTATGCATCTACTTTATCAGATAAACCTACTTTATCTAATAAATCAAGAGCTACTTCTTCAGCTTTTTCTTTTGAATAAACATTTAGTGTTATTGGTGCCATTGTAATGTTTTCAAAAACAGTTTTATGAGGAAATAAATTAAATTGTTGAAATACCATTCCTATATGTTCTCTAACTTTATTAATATCAGTTTTTTTATCGTTTAAATTAACACCATCAATAAAAATGTTTCCTGATGTTGTTTCTTCTAATTTATTCATACAACGAAGCAATGTTGATTTACCACTTCCTGAGGGTCCAATAATTACAACTACTTCATTTTCATTAATTGTTAAATCAATATCTTTTAAAACAAGATTATCATTAAATTTTTTATTTAATTTTTCTATTTTAATCATTTTTTAACTTCCCTTCCCACATATTAACTAATTTAGTTAGTGTATATACAATAATAAAGTACATTATTGCTGCCATAAATAATGCTGGAAATGGTTTATATGTTAAAGCTCTCATCTGATTTGCATAGAACATTAAATCATGTGCTCCAATTATTGAAACGATTGCTGTTTCTTTAATAACTGAAATAAACTCATTACCAAGTGATGGTAAAATATTTTTTATGGCTTGTGGTACAATAATTAATTTTAAAGTATCTTTATAATTAAACCCTAAACTTCTTGCTGCTTCAAACTGACCTTTATCAACAGATAAGATACCACCTCTAAAGATTTCTGCAACATATGCAGCACTATTTAATCCAATCGCAATTACTGCTGCTAGAAATGCATTCATATACAATGTTTCATCACACAATGCTTTATAAATTGTTGGTGGAACATAATATATTATTGAAAGTTGCACTATTAAAGGAGTACCTCTGACAAAGTTAATATAAATAGTACATAAAGCTTTAATAAATTTATTTCCTAACAATTTACCAATCGCAATAAACAATCCAATTGTTACTCCAATTAAAACTCCTACTAATGCAATCGATAACGTTACTCCTAATCCTGATAAGAAATCCATAATCACTTCTTTATTTAAAAGAAATGAAAAATCATATAAATCTGAAATTTTTGCTAAAAACATTAATAACACCTATCTTTTCTATTTTTTACTTGTTTATTTTATCGAATAGTTCAACATTTTTGTTAAACATTTTATCTAATTCTCCACTATCTTTTAATTCTTTAATTAACGCATCTAATTCACTTTTTAAAGCATTTTGTTTTTGTTCTAAAGCAATTGAAGCTCCATCAAACATTAATTTATCATCAATACCTTCTACTACTGAATAAGCAAGGTCTGGATATTTAGCAACTATGTTTTTTGCACTTACTTCTGCAATAAATAAAACATCTGATTGTCCTGAAGTTAAATTAGCAATTGTATCCGATACTCCAGGTAAAGTTGTTACTTCAGCACCTTTTACTCCACTTGCTGCATCTGCTTGCGTTGTACCTACTTGAACAACGATTTTTTTACCATTTAACTTATCTGCACTATTTAAACTATCAAGTTTTTCTTTTGGTGCTACTGCAACTGTTTGCGTATTATAATAAGCTTCAGTAAAATCTACTGCTTCTCTTCTTTCTTCTGTATCAACCATTCCTGCTAAAACAATATCAATTTGCCCAGAAGCTAACGATGGAACTAAAGCATCAAAATCCATATCTTTCCATTCAACTTTAACTCCTAATTTTTTCCCAATTGCATTTCCTAAATCAATATCATAACCAGCTAGTGTTTTTTTACCACCAGTAGTATCGTAAAACTCATATGGAGGATAACCTGAGTTTGTACCAATAACTATTGTTCCATTCTCTTTAATTTGGTCTAATTTTTTTCCTTGGTCATCACTACTTCCACCACAACCTGTTAATACAATTAATAATCCTAACATTAATCCTAATAATTTTTTCATAACCCTTTATCTCCTTATTTTAATTTTTATTGACAAAAAAAACCGCTACTCCTAATGAAATAGCGATTTTATTGTCTATGTTTTTTTAAACTAATTAAAAGTATGCAAAAAAGACGTAACCTCTATTTCCTATTAAGAGTTACGGCGGCGGCGAACAACACAGATAATATTTGAATTTAATTTATTTAAATTATTCATATTGTTCACTTCCTTTCAATTAATTTAGACATATAATATCACAATTAAAAAACCTTGTCTAGTGTTTCATTAAAAAAATGGTTTTTTTAGAATTTTATTTTAAATGTTTTTTTGATTTAAAAAACAGTAAACATATTATAACGTTTAATATTTTTATAATCCTCTTGAGTTATTATCAGCTCTTTTTTTAGTTTATCATCAATATTTCTAGGGGTTTTTGTGAATAGCATTTTTATTGAGGCAGGCATTACTGGTCTTGTTGAAAGTCCTGTCCAAAGACCCCATCTTGTAGCATCCTCAGTAAATGGAGACAGAATAGCAATTGATGCTTTTTCTACAGGCGTATCTTTATTTATTAAATCCATTCTTGTAATTATATCGTAATGTGTCATCTGCCCATAATATGTGTTTTCACATACTTGTGGAAAGTTAATATCTTTTATATTCATATATAATTGAACTTGAATTATTTCATCACTATTTTTTTTCACAAAAATTTTTGAACAAATTATACTTTTATTTCTTCCATCATAATAATAAGAATAAAAACTAGTGTTATCTTTAAAAAAAGATGGAATTCCATAAATAGATGTTGATAAATCATTTTGTTCTATACTGTTAATTTTTGGTAGCAGCTCATCTACATTTATTTTTAAAGCAATAGAGAGTTCATTAATTGTAAGAATATCAATTGCTATTTCACCACGCTCATATTTAGATAATGTAGCTTTACTTTTATTTATTTTGTCTGCTAACTCTTGAATTGTTAATCCACGCAATTTTCTAGCACTTCTAAGGGCAATTCCTAACTCAACTAAATAATTATCCAAATTTATCACCTTGTTTCATATAAATATTATAAATTGTAAATATAATAATATAAAAAAAATTATTATATATATTATAGCTAATACTGCCATAAAAGTCTACTCTCACGATACAAAACTACTTTATACATCCATGTAATTAGAATTTAGTTAAGATGATTTATGTTTTTTTGCATGATATACTTGATGAACAAAATACAAAGGAGTGATATCATGAAAAGACTTAATTTAGACAAACAGTATAATAGAAAAAAAACAGATAGTGTAAAATGGGACCATAAAAATTTTGTGGATAGTAGAGTCTCAGATACAGCACTACCACTTTGGCTTTCCGATATGGAATTCAAGGTAGCAGATGAAATCATAGATGCTTTAACATCTAGAGTTGAGCATGGTTTTTTTGGCCATTCAATGCCAAGTGACAATTATTTTGAAGCTGTTCAAAATTGGTATAAAAAACGTTTTAATTGGAATATTGATAAGGATTCAATTTTTTATTCACCTGGTGTATTGCCTGCATTAGGTTTTGTTATAAACGCTTTTACCAAACAAGGTGAAGGAATCATAATTCAGCCTCCAGTTTTTTATCCTTTTTCTGAACTTATTGAGGGTTCAAAAAGGCAAATTGTAAATAATACTTTAATAAATAATGATGGGTATTACAGTATTGATTTTATAGATTTAGAAAACAAAGCTAAAGACCCAAATAATACTATGATGATTTTATGTTCGCCTCATAACCCTGTAGGAAGAGTTTGGAGCAAAGATGAGTTAACAAAAATTATTGATATTTGTCAAAAAAATGATGTTTTAATATTTTCTGATGAACTACATTGCGATTTAACTAGAAAAAATGTAACTCACTATCCTACTAAAACACTAACTAATTACAAAAAAATTATTAGTGCTTTAGCATTAGGAAAAACATTTAATGTTGGAGGAATACCTATTTCCCAAATAATTATTGACGATGATGATTTAAGAAAAGCTTGGACTAAAGAAACAAAGGGGAAATATTATATTAAATTCGCTCCTCCTTTGGATATGATATTAACAGAGACTGCCTATAATAAATGTGAATATTGGGTTGATGAAGTTATGGATTATGTTGAAGATAATTTCGACTTCTTGGTAGCATATTTTGAAGAGCATTTACCTAAAGTAAAATATAAAAAACCAGAAGGAACTTTTCTAGCTTGGATTAATTTTGGCAGTTATATTGATAGCGAAACTTTATTTGAAGCACTACTAACAAAATATGATGTGCTTATTGAAGACGGTCGTGTTTTTGGAGATTCTGGAGATGGTTATTTTAGAATAACTGTTGCATGTCCAAGATCTTTACTTAAAGAAGGGCTAGATATAATCGTTAAAGCAATTAATGATCTAATAGTAGAATAAAATTTTAATTTTTTAGATACTTAAATATACGAAAAAACTACTAATAAATATTATTTTGTAGTTTTTTTTACTATTGCAGCATGATAATTTATTATAATACTTATAACAATATAAGCATATAATGTTATAATATATTTTAGTTGGTGATAAATATGGAATACAAAAAAATAATATGTAAATCTGTTTTAAGCAAATCATCTGGTCGTTATCCATATAAATATTCAGCAAATATTTATCGTGGCTGCCTTCATAGTTGCCAGTATTGTTATGCAATATATTCACATAAGTTTTTAGGCGATGACAATTTTTTTGAAACAATCTATATTAAAGAAAATTTTGTTGAAGAGTTGGAAAAAAAACTAAGGTCTAAAGCATGGAAAAAAGAAGTAATTAATTTTGGTAGTGTCTGTGATAGCTATCAACCTATTGAAAAAGAGTTAGAAATAATGAGAGATGTTTTAAAATTGATGATTAAATATGAAAATCCAATTATCATTTCAACAAAATCAACTTTAATTTTAAGAGATATTGATTTAATAAACGAATTATCTAAACTAACTTTTGTATCTATTGCTTTTACAATTACTTCTATAAGCGATGAATTAAACAAACTAATTGAGCCTAATGTACCTAGTTACCTTGATAGATTTAAAGCTTTAAAAGTATTAAAAGAAAAAACCAACGCTCAGATTGGTTTACACATGATGCCAGTAATACCTTACTTAACTTGTGATGAAAGATCAATTGAAATGATGTTTAGACTTGCTAATAAGGTTAATGTTGACTATGTTATTGTGGGACTATTGAATTTAAAATCTCAAGTTAAACAACATTTTATGTCATTTATTTCAAAAGAATTACCTGCATATTATAATGATATTAATAAATATTTTTCAAATAAAGAAATCAGGAAGGCTTATAAAAAAGATTATTATCAAACCTTAAATCAATTAATTAAAAAGTATAATATTAACATAAACTATAAAGAATATGACTATAATAATAAGCAATTATCTATTTTTGATATAACAAAGGACCAATAATTAGGTCCTTTTCTTGACTATTTTGATTGATATTTTTCCAATAATAAATCCAACTAATGCTCCTAATACAACATCACTAAAAAAATGTACTCCAACATATACTCTTGAAAAAGCAATTAAACAAGCTAAAATATAAAATAATACTTTATATTTTGGAAAATAATATGCTAAAAGTGTTGCAGCAACAAATGAACTCGCACTATGTCCTGATGGCATACTATATGATGATGGCATTTCTACTAATGGTTTAATAAAATCATGTACCATAAATGGTCGTGGTCTTTGGATGATATTTTTTATGATTACATCATTAATTATAAAACTAATTAAGTAAGTTGGAATAAATACTTTCAGTAAATTTAATTGTTTATTTTTATATAATAATATTAAAGTAATAATTAACCATATTATCATTAACTCACCTAAATAAGTTAAAGAGATAAAAACTGGGTTTAGAATATCAATTCTATTACATGTAATAAACTGAATAATAACTTTATCTATATTCATAATCTATTTACTCAATATTTTTTAAATATAAAGTAAATTCAGTTCCTTTTTCAACTTTACTTAATACTTCTATTCTTCCACCCAAAGCTTCAACTAACTCTTTTACAATACTTAATCCTAAACCACTGCCACCTGTTTCTCTTGAACGTGACTTATCAACACGATAAAATCTTTTGAAAATACTATTAATATCTTCTGGATCTATTCCAATTCCTGTATCTTTAATACTAAAACAAATCTTTTTATCTTTCATATAAGCACTTACAATAATATTACCTTCATTTGTATATTTAAATGCATTTTCAATAAGATTAATAAGAATTTGTGTTATCAATTTTTCATCTTGTTTAACTTCATGTTCAATTAAATTTTTAGTTACAAAATTTATTTTTTTACTATCATCATCTTCATTAAAGTTTTTAAAAAATAATTCAATTTCTTTTAACATATCATGCGTATAAAAACGATGATAAACTGGTTGAACTCCACTTGGTAGAGTTAAACTTGCGATAATACTTTTTAATCTTTCATTCTCTTTACTTATTAAACTAACAAAATCATTTAATGTTTCTTTATCATGAACTTTATTATCCAATATTATTTCACATATTCCTTGAATTGCTGATATTGGTGTTTTTAATTCATGACTAGCATTTTGAACAAATGTTTTGTGAATTTCCTGAGCTTCTTTAAACTGTGTTATATTAGTAAAATTAAGTAATGATCCTTCTAATATTTGTGTTTTAAACTTTGAAATACTTACTAAATAATGATTTTTATTTATTTTAACTTCCATTTGTGAATGAATACTATCAGAATCCATAAAACTATAGATAAATGCAAACTTTTTTGGTAAAATTTTTTGCTCACCGACACCTAATTCACTTACTGCATTTGTATTAATAAAACGAATTTTATAATCGTAATCAACTATCATCGTTGGATGAGTATTGCTTTCAATTAATACATCAAATAAGTTATTATAACTTTCTATTTTTTGCTCAGCATCTTTTTCAACTGTTAATTGATTATTTTTAATGTTTAATAGCCAGAAAATTAAGACACACAACAAGATAAAAATAATTATTAACGCACTTACAAAGACTAACTGATTACCCAACAAATATATAACCAACACCTCTTTTACTTTCAATTTCAGTAACAATATCTAGTTTCTTTTTTATTGAGTGAATATATACATCAATAACTCTATTTTCACTTTCATAATCATAGCTCCAAATATGTTGCATGATTTGTTCTCTACTAACTACTGTATTTTTATTTTCAACTAAATATACAAATAAATCATATTCTAGCTTTGTTAATTCAACTATTTTATCATCTAAAAAAATATCCCTTTTTGGATAATCAATTGTTATTCTTGCTGTAACTTGAACAACACCTTCTTCTTGTTGCTCGTGTTCAACATCACGCAATAAACCTCTAATTCTTGCTGATAATTCACGTGGTGAAAATGGTTTTGTTACATAATCATTTGCCCCTGCTTCAAGTCCACGAACAATATCCATCTCATCATCTTTTGCTGTTAATAGAATTAAACGAATTTTTTTATTAAACTCTCTTACCTTTTGTACTACATCAATTCCACTTAAACTAGGCACCATCCAATCAATGATTGCTAAGTCATAATGATTATCTTTGATCATTTCTAAGCCTTCTTGTCCATCACCACATAAATCAACATCATGGTTGTGTTGTGATAAATCATATTCAAGGATTGTTTGCAATGACTGCTCATCTTCAATAACTAATATTTTTGCCATAATAATATAATGCCTCCTAAGCAATTCAAATATGTTCTTATTTTACCATTTTTTGTATTTTTTTCAACATAAAAAGAAAAATACTTGCTCATCACTACATACTATGTTAAGATAGGTATATTGAAAGGAATGATTAATAATGGAAAAAAGATTTTATAAAACAGACTATAATAAAATGTTAGCAGGTGTATGTAATGGACTTTCTGAGTATTTTAATATTGATGTTAGCTTAATTAGAGTTGCTTTTGCTTTAAGTGCAATTTTAGGATTTGGAACATCTATTCTTTTATATATAGTTTTAGCTATTGTTTTACCAACTAAATTGTACTAATGGATCCTCAAATTAAAAAAGGTAGTCTAGAAATGTGTGTCTTGATGATGCTAAAAAAGAAAGATTGTTATGGATATGAAGTTTCAAAAGAAATTGGTGATCTTTTGGATGTAAAAGAAGGAACAATCTATTTAGTATTACAAAGATTAGAAAGAACTACTTATGTTGATTCATATTTGCAAGAATCTAAATCAAATAAAACTAGAAAATATTATAGAATAACAAAAAGCGGACTAGAAAGAATGCAACAATTAGTTGATGACTATTCTACAATTAATAAAGTAATTGATAATTTCATGTCTCAAACAAAAAAGGAGGATACACATGAATAAGAATGAATATATTTCAAGGTTAGCAAGTGGCATTGCTAAATATGATGTTTCTAATAAATATGATATTTTAGCTGATTATGAGCAAATTGTTGATGAAATTTTAGTTGATAATGATAATGATTTTAATGCTGTAATTGAAAAACTTGGATATCCTGAAATTTTGGCAATGGAAATAATGGATGAATTAGGATATACTGACCAACAATCTAAAAGAAATGATAGATACAAAAATAGTAATGAAGATATTACAAATAAATTTGGCACAAAAAGACAACGTTCAAATATTATTTGGAATATTATTTTATTCTTTTATTATATAGTACAGGTTGGTTTATCACTTGCATTAGTAATTATGATTGGATTTACAATCTATTTTGGTCTAAATAGTAGTGCTTCAATTAATCACAGCATAAAAAATGATAATGTTGTTACCACTTTAACAATTTGTCGAGAAACAAATTGCAATTCTTATATATCTACATATAAGGATAATAGTAATCATATTGAGAAAAATGAGTTTTCAATAAAAAAATGTGAAGATAAAAAATGTAAAATATATAATGATATAACTAATTCAGCTAGTGTACCGATTGGATTTATATTTGCCATGGTTGATATTATTTTGATTGTTATCTTGTGGCTAAGTTACATTATTGTTTACAAAAACGTAAGATCTGTAATAAAAAGAAATAACGAATATAATAGGAGACGTAGCTATGAATAACAAAGAACAATTTTTATCTCAATTAGAAAAATTATTATTAGAAAATAATGTTGAAAACGTTTATAGTATTCTTAGAGAGTACTCAAACAAAATTGATGACTTAAAAGAAAATAATTACTCTTTTGAAAAAATTATTGATGAACTTGGTAATCCAAATGAGATTATTAAAAAATATGTTGATGAGCCAAAGAAATTTGATAATGATGATAAAGTTTATGAAAAAAATGAAAATCAACAATTTAAAAAATCACCATTTCAATCAAATTCAAAAGAAAAAAATAGAGAAATATTTGAAAATGAAACAAACAATGAGCATAACAATGAAAATAATCAATTTGATAATAGGTTTAAAACAACAAAAATTAATCCCAACTTAGTTAAAAATATTTTATATTTTATAATTGGATTGATGATTTTATCATTAATAGTAAGGATAATCGCTTTCTTTTTTATTGGTGATATTTTCATCGGTGAATCATTTTTCAGACATGGTTTTGGATATAATGGATTCTTTTCATCTATTACTACATTACTGATTATTGTAATAGTAATTTATATTTTATCAAAAAATAATAATAGCAAATAAATTATTATGTGCTTTTTATGAGAATAGAAGTATATGCTTTATTCAAATTTTACAAACAATTTATTTACATTATATCTACAGTATAATATAATTAAATCATAAAAATAAAAGGAGACCAAATTATGAAAACAATTAAAAAATTATTTTTATTTTCTTTTGTAGCAGTTTTCGCTTTAGGTATGAGCATTAATGCAGATAATTTCGATTTTGATGCAACAACAGAAAAATTGCCAGAAAGAAAAATTAATACAGTAAAAAGTAAAATAGATGCTGGATCACTTGATTGGGACTTTGCTATTACTGGTACACCAAGTGCTGGTGCAACATCTGTAAGTTTTAACAAAACAGATTCTGAAGGTGGTATAGAAACAAGTTATTACAAAAAGGATGCAAA
Proteins encoded in this window:
- a CDS encoding uncharacterized protein YbjT (DUF2867 family) (product_source=COG0702; cath_funfam=3.40.50.720; cog=COG0702; pfam=PF05368; superfamily=51735), with protein sequence MNKVMVTGALGNVGGYVAKYLIQNNQEVVVADIDEKALKEKYGDNAKVVKFDFTDSNTFPLALDDVDRVFIMRPPHLGKPEDLQPFIDTLKQKGNMKLISFLSLIGVENNPVPPHHKIEKYIEKSGLPYCHIRPSFFMQNISGIHAFEIKHFNRIVVPVKQALTSFIDAEDIGEISAKVLSNPEEHQNKGYSITGPEAIDYYLVAEILSEELNRKIEYANPKPRLAKKYWIDIRGLDKEYSNVMGMLYMMTRLGTAKKVTSVFEEIMEKKPQTFRSFVKKNLDAFKFEE
- a CDS encoding DNA-binding MarR family transcriptional regulator (product_source=COG1846; cath_funfam=1.10.10.10; cog=COG1846; smart=SM00347; superfamily=46785) produces the protein MERVIRGAKAISLLTRLKNKIDTNLKLPIRNSEMGLLILIVTNKEKISSVDAANFLNVSKPMIAKIVNSLQKKDYIYKEIMENDRHKMALIPTRKGKKLVEKAYDEYHKTMFLLQNKMGDEDYLKLVSMIEKANLILMEEIENE
- a CDS encoding membrane protein (product_source=KO:K07058; cog=COG1295; ko=KO:K07058; pfam=PF03631; superfamily=52058; transmembrane_helix_parts=Inside_1_21,TMhelix_22_44,Outside_45_82,TMhelix_83_105,Inside_106_124,TMhelix_125_147,Outside_148_159,TMhelix_160_182,Inside_183_194,TMhelix_195_217,Outside_218_226,TMhelix_227_249,Inside_250_260); the encoded protein is MKKLVLKTIALHTQGEYKWIPSSLAFYLFISFIPLLFSILLIAIKYTNIDINTLAHVVDINAFESLITNLITHIKGNFGNMSLVALIAILLYTLFIASNGITGIIYASNAFFGFEKISIVRNKLLSFLVIIIILSIVILMLFFVSFIPSLFKIFRIQSSYLTTLFAIVPILYLIIHILYFIISDFRLRTKDIYKGALFTTFSITLLLVFSSIIFSGSTTSIIYGSLAILILIGHFFLYVGYCIYIGLAINVANYQLQNNI
- a CDS encoding ribosomal-protein-alanine N-acetyltransferase (product_source=KO:K03790; cath_funfam=3.40.630.30; cog=COG1670; ko=KO:K03790; pfam=PF13302; superfamily=55729), with the protein product MRNYFLKTERIGFGIWLDSDIDNAKKLWLNPNVTRYISANGKFSEEDVNKRLSLEISNQEKYQVQYWPIFLLETNEFIGCCGLRPYDLDNGIYEFGVHIIDQFWNSGYASETGLKVIDYAFNNLKAKNLFAGHNPKNNVSKKMLEKLGFKYFKDEYYEPTGLNHPSYLLK
- a CDS encoding ABC-type polar amino acid transport system ATPase subunit (product_source=COG1126; cath_funfam=3.40.50.300; cog=COG1126; pfam=PF00005; smart=SM00382; superfamily=52540), producing MIKIEKLNKKFNDNLVLKDIDLTINENEVVVIIGPSGSGKSTLLRCMNKLEETTSGNIFIDGVNLNDKKTDINKVREHIGMVFQQFNLFPHKTVFENITMAPITLNVYSKEKAEEVALDLLDKVGLSDKVDAYPTSLSGGQKQRVAIARSLAMNPTIMLFDEPTSALDPEMVREVLDVMKSLAGQMTLVIVTHEMNFAKEVGTRLIFLDEGEIVEDRNPKDFFENPLSLRGQEFLDKIL
- a CDS encoding His/Glu/Gln/Arg/opine family amino acid ABC transporter permease subunit (product_source=TIGR01726; cath_funfam=1.10.3720.10; cog=COG0765; ko=KO:K17077; pfam=PF00528; superfamily=161098; tigrfam=TIGR01726; transmembrane_helix_parts=Outside_1_27,TMhelix_28_50,Inside_51_62,TMhelix_63_85,Outside_86_99,TMhelix_100_122,Inside_123_196,TMhelix_197_219,Outside_220_233), with protein sequence MFLAKISDLYDFSFLLNKEVIMDFLSGLGVTLSIALVGVLIGVTIGLFIAIGKLLGNKFIKALCTIYINFVRGTPLIVQLSIIYYVPPTIYKALCDETLYMNAFLAAVIAIGLNSAAYVAEIFRGGILSVDKGQFEAARSLGFNYKDTLKLIIVPQAIKNILPSLGNEFISVIKETAIVSIIGAHDLMFYANQMRALTYKPFPALFMAAIMYFIIVYTLTKLVNMWEGKLKND